A single Vicugna pacos chromosome 15, VicPac4, whole genome shotgun sequence DNA region contains:
- the NOTO gene encoding homeobox protein notochord, whose translation MPSAGPRGRRPPAPSDARVQPPRPGCSPAPAFPALLRRSSGPDPPRGPGRLESSFSVEAILARPDPRAPATSRLSVPGCAAAGLGTAPSWPPARVLPGACRAAWLPAYLSAGLDQQRPQALVLGLRAAHFCGLQGLGITGLELAHCPGLWGPPDWAPAHYLQDTERSQKRVRTMFNLEQLEELEKMFAKQHNLVGKQRAQLAAQLNLTENQVRVWFQNRRVKYQKQQRLKLPPVSATAASPDEPSSSSETSIQREDAGPGMDS comes from the exons ATGCCCAGCGCGGGGCCGCGAGGGCGCCGGCCGCCCGCTCCATCGGACGCTCGGGTGCAGCCCCCGCGCCCAGGCTGCTCTCCCGCGCCCGCGTTCCCCGCACTGCTGCGCCGCTCGTCTGGCCCAGACCCACCCCGCGGGCCCGGACGCCTCGAGTCCTCCTTCTCCGTCGAGGCAATCCTGGCCAGGCCCGACCCCCGCGCGCCCGCCACCTCCCGGCTGTCAGTCCCCGGCTGCGCCGCCGCGGGCCTCGGGACCGCTCCCTCCTGGCCTCCGGCCCGGGTTCTGCCCGGCGCGTGTCGAGCGGCGTGGCTGCCCGCCTACCTGAGCGCGGGGCTGGACCAGCAGCGCCCCCAGGCCCTGGTGCTGGGGCTGCGCGCGGCTCACTTCTGCGGCCTCCAAGGCCTTGGCATCACAG GCTTGGAGCTGGCTCACTGCCCAGGCCTCTGGGGTCCTCCAGACTGGGCCCCAGCTCACTACCTTCAGGACACTGAGAGATCCCAAAAGAGGGTTCGAACTATGTTTAACTTGGAGCAGTTGGAAGAgttggagaaaatgtttgcaaaacagCACAATCTGGTGGGGAAGCAGAGAGCCCAGCTGGCAGCCCAGCTCAACCTTACGGAGAACCAG GTGAGGGTCTGGTTCCAAAACCGCAGGGTCAAGTACCAGAAGCAGCAAAGGCTGAAACTGCCACCTGTGTCTGCCACGGCTGCCTCTCCAGACGAGCCCTCCAGCAGCTCCGAAACCAGCATCCAGAGAGAAGACGCAGGGCCAGGAATGGACAGCTGA